The Catenuloplanes niger genome includes a window with the following:
- a CDS encoding SRPBCC family protein: MSTIAVTRTIKAPAARVWQVFTDLQGRAGWLSTVDHVEVLTPGDLRSGSVWQETRHMPDGALVTEEFRVEECDEGARFVVSSPGIGADYRMTYTFTPIEDGRHRGETAVTAVQEGAALEPRGRLLALVLGGLAAMVSEGALRQDLHDLAVAAQPVATR; this comes from the coding sequence ATGTCGACCATCGCGGTCACCCGGACGATCAAGGCGCCCGCCGCGCGGGTGTGGCAGGTCTTCACCGATCTGCAGGGCCGCGCCGGATGGCTCTCCACGGTCGACCACGTCGAGGTGCTCACCCCCGGTGACCTCCGGTCCGGCTCGGTCTGGCAGGAGACGCGGCACATGCCGGACGGCGCGCTGGTCACCGAGGAGTTCCGGGTGGAGGAGTGCGACGAGGGCGCGCGGTTCGTGGTCAGTTCGCCCGGCATCGGCGCGGACTACCGGATGACGTACACGTTCACGCCGATCGAGGACGGCCGGCACCGTGGCGAGACCGCGGTGACCGCGGTGCAGGAGGGTGCCGCGCTGGAGCCGCGTGGCCGGCTGCTCGCGCTGGTCCTCGGCGGGCTCGCGGCGATGGTCTCCGAGGGCGCGCTCCGGCAGGACCTGCACGATCTCGCGGTCGCGGCCCAGCCCGTCGCGACCCGGTGA
- a CDS encoding PQQ-binding-like beta-propeller repeat protein, translated as MREEAGKKSRAGWWQASLAASVLVVLGVIAVVRVLPPAEVLTVTPVANAAPIERKTGTAGLLYSAPLIVDGDIRVYASARQVRADTPAAARTERTPAWTFRRWPQSLLGVAEAGGVVVSRWTDGELVGIRASDGELAWRASGPEPAPDAEPATPRRTGEELVWTPVDLYTAGDELVVVRGADTVRVFEAVTGRERAPIGAACGPASFTTASGGFACRTTTGLTVYDLAGGAAREWVAAGEVTADSCRLGASSCALVRDGGTAYRFAADGVRAAPAANAPGAKVLGETVYTTDGARTASARNLVTGAEVWTWPGRTWDEELRVLAVQPGRVHLLNAADRLITLDAATGTQISLFAFGVPTSKTEPTRERHWTPGTAYATDGLVVAVRRKLNAPDTAEDRDFYFAGEGVAVAVS; from the coding sequence GTGCGCGAGGAGGCGGGGAAGAAGAGCCGGGCCGGCTGGTGGCAGGCGTCGCTCGCGGCGTCCGTGCTGGTCGTCCTGGGTGTGATCGCGGTCGTCCGGGTGCTCCCGCCGGCCGAGGTGCTGACCGTGACGCCGGTGGCGAACGCCGCGCCGATCGAGCGGAAGACCGGCACGGCCGGCCTGCTCTACTCGGCGCCGCTGATCGTGGACGGCGACATCCGGGTCTACGCGAGCGCCCGGCAGGTGCGCGCGGACACGCCCGCCGCCGCACGGACCGAGCGGACCCCGGCCTGGACGTTCCGGCGCTGGCCGCAGAGCCTGCTCGGGGTGGCCGAGGCGGGCGGCGTCGTGGTCAGCCGCTGGACGGACGGCGAGCTGGTCGGCATCCGCGCGAGCGACGGCGAGCTCGCCTGGCGGGCGTCCGGCCCGGAGCCGGCACCGGACGCGGAGCCGGCCACGCCGCGGCGTACCGGTGAGGAACTGGTCTGGACGCCGGTGGATCTCTACACGGCCGGCGACGAGCTGGTCGTGGTGCGTGGCGCGGACACGGTCCGGGTCTTCGAGGCGGTCACCGGCCGGGAGCGCGCGCCGATCGGCGCGGCCTGCGGGCCGGCGAGCTTCACCACGGCGAGCGGCGGGTTCGCGTGCCGCACCACGACCGGCCTGACCGTGTACGACCTGGCCGGTGGCGCCGCCCGGGAGTGGGTGGCGGCCGGTGAGGTCACCGCGGACTCGTGCCGGCTCGGCGCGTCCTCGTGCGCGCTGGTCCGGGACGGCGGCACGGCCTACCGGTTCGCGGCCGACGGCGTGCGGGCCGCACCGGCGGCGAACGCACCGGGTGCGAAGGTGCTCGGCGAGACGGTCTACACCACGGACGGCGCACGCACCGCGTCCGCGCGGAACCTGGTCACCGGCGCGGAGGTCTGGACCTGGCCGGGCCGGACCTGGGACGAGGAGCTGCGGGTGCTGGCCGTGCAGCCGGGCCGGGTGCACCTGCTCAACGCGGCGGACCGGCTGATCACGCTGGACGCGGCGACCGGCACCCAGATCTCGCTCTTCGCGTTCGGCGTGCCGACCTCGAAGACCGAGCCGACGCGCGAGCGGCACTGGACGCCGGGCACCGCGTACGCCACGGACGGCCTGGTCGTCGCCGTGCGCCGCAAGCTGAACGCGCCGGACACGGCGGAGGACAGGGACTTCTACTTCGCGGGTGAGGGCGTGGCCGTCGCCGTCAGCTGA
- the hisC gene encoding histidinol-phosphate transaminase yields MTRLTRADLDAIPAYVPGRSPADLARDLGMAEAIKLASNEVPFGPLPGVVEAITAAATGTHRYPDLAAVELRERLAARYGVPADRLVTGCGSVAICENLARATCLPGDEIIIAWRSFEAYPIVAASVGATAIRVPNTPAHGHDLDAMAAAITDRTRLVFVCNPNNPTGTSLRRAEIDRFLDAVPENVLVVLDEAYREFNTDPDVPDGIDTYADRPNVAVLRTLSKAWGLAGLRIGFLVAAPEVAAAVRKVTTPFSTNLLAQAAALAALQQEDEVRRRCALVVGERDRVTAELRKLGQDVPDSQANFVWLPLGDSAAAFGAACEARGVIVRPFQGDGVRVTIGTATENDAFLAAATDAL; encoded by the coding sequence ATGACCCGGCTGACCCGCGCCGACCTGGACGCGATCCCGGCGTACGTGCCCGGCCGCAGCCCGGCCGACCTGGCCCGCGACCTGGGCATGGCGGAGGCGATCAAGCTCGCCAGCAACGAGGTGCCGTTCGGGCCGCTGCCCGGCGTGGTGGAGGCGATCACCGCGGCCGCCACGGGCACGCACCGCTACCCGGACCTGGCCGCGGTCGAGCTGCGGGAGCGGCTCGCCGCGCGGTACGGCGTGCCGGCCGACCGGCTCGTCACCGGCTGCGGTTCCGTGGCGATCTGCGAGAACCTGGCGCGCGCCACCTGCCTGCCGGGCGACGAGATCATCATCGCGTGGCGGTCGTTCGAGGCGTACCCGATCGTGGCCGCCTCGGTCGGCGCCACCGCGATCCGCGTGCCGAACACGCCCGCCCACGGCCACGACCTGGACGCGATGGCCGCCGCGATCACGGACCGGACCCGGCTGGTGTTCGTCTGCAACCCGAACAACCCGACCGGTACCAGCCTGCGCCGCGCGGAGATCGACCGGTTCCTCGACGCGGTGCCGGAGAACGTGCTGGTGGTGCTGGACGAGGCGTACCGGGAGTTCAACACGGACCCGGACGTGCCGGACGGCATCGACACCTACGCGGACCGGCCGAACGTGGCCGTGCTGCGCACGCTCTCCAAGGCGTGGGGCCTGGCCGGGCTGCGGATCGGCTTCCTGGTCGCGGCGCCCGAGGTGGCGGCCGCGGTCCGCAAGGTGACCACGCCGTTCTCCACGAACCTGCTGGCCCAGGCGGCGGCGCTGGCCGCGCTCCAGCAGGAGGACGAGGTGCGCCGCCGGTGCGCGCTGGTGGTCGGCGAACGCGACCGGGTCACCGCGGAGCTGCGCAAACTCGGCCAGGACGTGCCCGACAGCCAGGCCAACTTCGTCTGGCTGCCGCTCGGTGACTCGGCCGCCGCGTTCGGTGCGGCCTGCGAGGCCCGCGGCGTGATCGTCCGCCCGTTCCAGGGCGACGGCGTGCGCGTCACGATCGGCACCGCCACCGAGAACGACGCGTTCCTCGCGGCCGCCACCGACGCGCTCTGA
- a CDS encoding RDD family protein produces MSDIAPGWYKDPADPATQRWWDGEGWLGAPLPADVTPPDGPPPPEPAAAPAATGVDGTPPARDGGPQGWPADRTGTPPQHHAGHPRTAPPGWPQGTPPPPPGWPHGAPPPGWQPGGPPPGWQPGAPPPGWPQGGPPPGWQPGYPPPGWPPAPVLPHGMPLAGYGARFVARLIDLGLLTVLVLIANSWFLVQFVQELQVYLPQAVEYVAATERGENPAMPTASDRFSYLQLAMLVVTAMVWFAYEVPQIANTGQTLGKRLMGIKTIGLQDGATPGFGRAFRRWNLYGTATLFWSCCGIGLLWQLLDGLSPLFDRHTQRAWHDRVAQTVVVQLPRNVTGTPVPARPSADPESRTDTTGGDR; encoded by the coding sequence GTGAGCGACATCGCCCCCGGCTGGTACAAGGATCCCGCGGACCCGGCCACCCAGCGCTGGTGGGACGGGGAGGGCTGGCTGGGCGCGCCGCTCCCGGCGGACGTGACCCCGCCGGACGGGCCGCCGCCACCGGAACCGGCCGCGGCCCCGGCCGCGACCGGCGTCGACGGCACGCCACCGGCCCGCGACGGCGGTCCGCAGGGCTGGCCCGCCGACCGGACCGGCACGCCACCGCAGCACCACGCCGGTCACCCGCGGACCGCGCCGCCCGGCTGGCCCCAGGGCACGCCGCCGCCACCGCCCGGCTGGCCGCACGGTGCACCGCCGCCCGGCTGGCAACCCGGTGGGCCGCCGCCCGGCTGGCAACCCGGCGCGCCGCCGCCCGGCTGGCCGCAGGGTGGGCCGCCGCCCGGGTGGCAGCCCGGTTACCCGCCGCCCGGCTGGCCGCCGGCGCCGGTACTGCCGCACGGGATGCCGCTGGCCGGTTACGGCGCACGATTCGTGGCCCGGCTGATCGACCTCGGCCTGCTCACCGTGCTGGTCCTGATCGCGAACTCGTGGTTCCTGGTGCAGTTCGTCCAGGAGCTGCAGGTGTACCTGCCGCAGGCCGTCGAGTACGTGGCCGCGACCGAGCGCGGCGAGAACCCGGCGATGCCGACCGCCTCCGACCGGTTCAGCTACCTGCAGCTGGCGATGCTGGTGGTCACCGCGATGGTGTGGTTCGCCTACGAGGTGCCGCAGATCGCGAACACCGGCCAGACGCTGGGCAAGCGGTTGATGGGCATCAAGACCATCGGTCTGCAGGACGGCGCGACGCCCGGCTTCGGCCGCGCGTTCCGCCGCTGGAACCTCTACGGCACCGCCACGCTGTTCTGGTCCTGCTGCGGCATCGGACTGCTCTGGCAGCTGCTCGACGGGCTGTCCCCGCTGTTCGACCGGCACACGCAGCGCGCCTGGCACGACCGGGTCGCCCAGACCGTGGTGGTCCAGCTGCCGAGGAACGTGACCGGCACCCCGGTGCCCGCGCGACCCTCGGCCGACCCCGAGAGCCGCACCGACACCACCGGAGGTGACCGATGA
- a CDS encoding RDD family protein, with amino-acid sequence MLAPFGERLAAYVIDGAILGAVAAIYTIPLIIYVTAQAIALSGPDGTANPDAAPGFIASIFISVGATFVLGLVISYLYHVEFVLRSGQTPGKRFMKLHIIRLGTQPGQAISRADAAKRWGATIGLGLVPFANYLDGLWQLWDKPWQQCLHDKAASTTVVKVSPVSSTARPGGVFQ; translated from the coding sequence GTGCTGGCCCCGTTCGGCGAGCGGCTCGCCGCGTATGTGATCGACGGCGCGATCCTCGGCGCGGTCGCCGCGATCTATACGATTCCGCTGATCATCTACGTCACCGCGCAGGCGATCGCGCTGTCCGGGCCGGACGGCACCGCGAACCCGGACGCGGCCCCCGGCTTCATCGCGTCGATCTTCATCTCGGTCGGCGCCACGTTCGTCCTCGGCCTGGTGATCAGCTACCTGTACCACGTCGAGTTCGTGCTGCGGAGCGGCCAGACACCGGGCAAGCGGTTCATGAAGCTGCACATCATCCGCCTGGGCACCCAGCCCGGCCAGGCCATCAGCCGCGCCGACGCGGCCAAGCGCTGGGGCGCGACGATCGGCCTGGGCCTGGTGCCGTTCGCCAACTACCTCGACGGACTGTGGCAACTCTGGGACAAGCCGTGGCAGCAGTGCCTCCACGACAAGGCCGCGTCCACCACGGTGGTTAAGGTTTCTCCGGTGAGCAGCACAGCGAGGCCCGGCGGGGTGTTCCAGTGA
- a CDS encoding DUF3037 domain-containing protein, whose translation MSDRQLFEYAVVRVLPRVERGEQINVGVILYCQRTGFLAARTQLDLGRLHALDRTVDADAVLGALRSFEVTTAGDAVCGPASRMRPGERFRWLTAPRSTIIQTGPVHTGLTADPAAELERLMDVLVR comes from the coding sequence GTGAGCGACCGGCAGCTCTTCGAGTACGCGGTGGTCCGCGTGCTGCCCCGGGTCGAGCGCGGCGAGCAGATCAACGTGGGCGTGATCCTCTACTGCCAGCGCACCGGGTTCCTGGCCGCGCGCACCCAGCTCGACCTCGGCCGGCTGCACGCGCTGGACCGTACCGTCGACGCGGACGCGGTGCTCGGCGCGCTGCGGTCGTTCGAGGTCACCACGGCCGGCGACGCGGTCTGCGGCCCGGCCTCACGCATGCGGCCCGGCGAACGTTTCCGCTGGCTGACCGCGCCGCGCAGCACGATCATCCAGACCGGGCCGGTGCACACCGGGCTGACCGCGGACCCGGCGGCGGAACTGGAGCGGCTGATGGACGTGCTCGTCCGGTAG
- a CDS encoding HipA family kinase codes for MLRRVVGTRYVTPLREGGSLPGVIEADDLGTYVVKFRGAGQGPKALVAEVIAGELARRLGLPVPELVVLELDPVIARAEPDQEVQELLKHSGGDNLGMDFLPGALGFDPLAHPVDPLLASRIVWFDAFVENVDRSWRNPNMLTWAHGGLWLIDHGAALYFHHNWPRAQAVVHRPFKGDDHVLAPFATQLAEADASLGPQITGELLTEVLALVPDGWLAAPDSEDPRLAGPDGVRAAYRDHLLARAAGRDAWLPAGVAQ; via the coding sequence ATGCTTCGCCGAGTTGTCGGGACGCGGTATGTCACACCGCTCCGTGAGGGTGGGTCACTGCCCGGCGTGATCGAGGCCGACGACCTCGGCACCTACGTGGTCAAGTTCCGTGGCGCCGGCCAGGGCCCGAAGGCCCTGGTCGCCGAGGTGATCGCGGGTGAGCTGGCCCGCCGCCTCGGCCTGCCCGTGCCCGAGCTGGTGGTGCTGGAGCTGGACCCGGTGATCGCCCGCGCCGAACCGGACCAGGAGGTCCAGGAGCTGCTGAAGCACTCCGGCGGCGACAACCTCGGGATGGACTTCCTGCCCGGCGCGCTCGGCTTCGACCCGCTCGCCCACCCGGTCGACCCGCTGTTGGCCTCGCGGATCGTCTGGTTCGACGCGTTCGTGGAGAACGTGGACCGCAGCTGGCGCAACCCGAACATGCTGACCTGGGCGCACGGCGGACTCTGGCTGATCGACCACGGCGCCGCGCTCTACTTCCACCACAACTGGCCGCGGGCGCAGGCGGTGGTGCACCGCCCGTTCAAGGGGGACGACCACGTGCTCGCACCGTTCGCCACCCAGCTCGCCGAGGCCGACGCCTCGCTCGGGCCGCAGATCACCGGCGAGCTGCTGACCGAGGTGCTGGCACTGGTGCCGGACGGCTGGCTGGCCGCGCCGGACAGCGAGGACCCGCGGCTCGCCGGCCCGGACGGGGTGCGCGCGGCGTATCGCGATCACCTGCTCGCCCGCGCGGCCGGCCGGGACGCGTGGCTGCCGGCGGGGGTGGCGCAGTGA
- a CDS encoding fumarate hydratase, protein MSSAAAFSHAPLLPLGEDLTEYRLVSDEGIDVVNGPGGRRFLTIESSVLTQLTTEAMHDIAHYLRPAHLTQLRSIIDDPAASPNDRFVATDLLRNANIAAGGVLPMCQDTGTAIVVGKRGRHVLTDGLDEEAIARGVYDAYTRLNLRYSQLAPLTMWDEKNTGTNLPAQIELFAEDPGGQPDAYKFLFMAKGGGSANKSFLYQETKALLNPTRMMQFLEEKLRSIGTSACPPYHLAIVIGGTSAEYALKTAKLASAKYLDALPTSGSMLAHGFRDVQLEAEVLELTRQFGIGAQFGGRYFCHDVRVVRLPRHGASCPVAIAVSCSADRQAVAKITPSGVWLERLETDPARFLPDVTDETLETDQVVKVDLNRPMDEIRAELSRYPVKTRLSLSGPLVVARDIAHAKIAELLDAGGAMPQYLRDHAVYYAGPAKTPEGYASGSFGPTTAGRMDAYVEKFQAAGGSMVMLAKGNRSRGVTESCHRYGGFYLGSIGGPAARLAQDCIRHVEVLEYPELGMEAVWKIEVEDFPAFIVVDDKGNDFFAEVTKPVLTVGRR, encoded by the coding sequence ATGAGCAGTGCCGCCGCCTTCTCCCATGCCCCCCTGCTACCGCTCGGGGAAGACCTGACTGAATACCGCCTGGTGAGCGACGAGGGCATCGACGTCGTCAACGGGCCCGGCGGGCGCCGCTTCCTGACCATAGAGTCGTCCGTGCTGACCCAGCTGACCACGGAGGCGATGCACGACATCGCCCACTACCTGCGCCCGGCGCACCTCACCCAGCTGCGGTCCATCATCGACGACCCGGCCGCCTCGCCGAACGACCGTTTCGTCGCCACCGACCTGCTGCGCAACGCGAACATCGCGGCCGGTGGCGTGCTGCCGATGTGCCAGGACACCGGCACCGCGATCGTGGTCGGCAAGCGCGGCCGGCACGTCCTGACAGACGGGCTGGACGAGGAGGCGATCGCGCGCGGCGTCTACGACGCGTACACCCGGCTCAACCTGCGCTACTCCCAGCTCGCGCCGCTGACCATGTGGGACGAGAAGAACACCGGCACCAACCTGCCGGCGCAGATCGAGCTGTTCGCGGAGGACCCGGGCGGGCAGCCGGACGCGTACAAGTTCCTGTTCATGGCGAAGGGCGGCGGCTCGGCCAACAAGTCCTTCCTCTACCAGGAGACGAAGGCGCTGCTCAACCCGACGCGGATGATGCAGTTCCTGGAGGAGAAGCTGCGCTCGATCGGCACGTCGGCCTGCCCGCCGTACCACCTGGCGATCGTGATCGGCGGCACCTCCGCGGAGTACGCGCTGAAGACCGCGAAGCTCGCCAGCGCGAAGTACCTGGACGCACTGCCCACCTCCGGCTCGATGCTGGCGCACGGCTTCCGCGACGTGCAGCTGGAGGCCGAGGTACTGGAGCTGACCCGGCAGTTCGGCATCGGCGCGCAGTTCGGTGGCCGGTACTTCTGCCACGACGTGCGGGTGGTCCGGCTGCCCCGGCACGGCGCGTCCTGCCCGGTCGCGATCGCGGTGTCCTGCTCCGCGGACCGGCAGGCGGTTGCCAAGATCACTCCGTCCGGCGTGTGGCTGGAGCGGCTGGAGACCGACCCGGCCCGCTTCCTGCCGGACGTCACGGACGAGACGCTGGAGACGGACCAGGTCGTCAAGGTCGACCTGAACCGCCCGATGGACGAGATCCGCGCGGAGCTGTCCCGCTACCCGGTGAAGACCCGGCTCTCGCTGAGCGGTCCGCTGGTGGTGGCGCGCGACATCGCGCACGCGAAGATCGCCGAGCTGCTGGACGCCGGCGGTGCCATGCCGCAGTACCTGCGCGACCACGCGGTCTACTACGCCGGACCGGCGAAGACCCCCGAGGGGTACGCGTCCGGCTCGTTCGGCCCGACCACGGCCGGCCGGATGGACGCCTACGTGGAGAAGTTCCAGGCCGCGGGCGGCAGCATGGTGATGCTGGCGAAGGGCAACCGGTCGCGCGGCGTGACCGAGTCGTGCCACCGGTACGGCGGCTTCTACCTCGGTTCGATCGGTGGCCCGGCCGCGCGCCTGGCCCAGGACTGCATCCGCCACGTCGAGGTGCTCGAGTATCCCGAGCTGGGCATGGAGGCGGTCTGGAAGATCGAGGTGGAGGACTTCCCGGCGTTCATCGTGGTGGACGACAAGGGCAACGACTTCTTCGCCGAGGTCACCAAGCCGGTCCTGACCGTCGGTCGTCGGTAA